A DNA window from Hordeum vulgare subsp. vulgare chromosome 1H, MorexV3_pseudomolecules_assembly, whole genome shotgun sequence contains the following coding sequences:
- the LOC123409202 gene encoding cytochrome c oxidase subunit 2-like yields the protein MILRLLECRFLTIPLCDAAEPWQLGSQDAATPMMQGIIDLHHDIFFFLILILVFVSQMLVRALWHFNEQTNPIPQRIVHATTIEIIRTIFPSVILLFIAIPSFALLYSMDGVLVDPAITIKAIGHQWYRTYEYSDYNSSDEQSLSFDSYTIPEDDPELGQSRLLEVDNRVVVPAKTHLRMIVTPADVPHSWAVPSSGVKCDVVPGRSNLTSISVQREGVYYGQCSEIRGTNHAFTPIVVEAVTLKDYADWVSNQLTLQTN from the exons ATGATTCTTCGTTTATTAGAATGTCGATTCCTCACAATCCCTCTTTGTGATGCTGCGGAACCATGGCAATTAGGATCTCAAGACGCAGCAACACCTATGATGCAAGGAATCATTGACTTACATCACGATAtctttttcttcctcattcttatTTTGGTTTTCGTATCACAGATGTTGGTTCGCGCTTTATGGCATTTCAACGAGCAAACTAAtccaatcccacaaaggattgttCATGCAACTACTATCGAAATTATCCGGACCATATTTCCAAGTGTCATTCTTTTGTTCATTGCTATACCATCATTTGCTCTGTTATACTCAATGGACGGGGTATTAGTAGATCCGGCCATTACTATCAAAGCTATTGGACATCAATGGTATCGGA CTTATGAGTATTCGGACTATAACAGCTCCGATGAACAGTCACTCAGTTTTGACAGTTATACGATTCCAGAAGATGATCCAGAATTGGGTCAATCACGTTTATTAGAAGTTGACAATAGAGTGGTTGTACCAGCCAAAACTCATCTACGTATGATTGTAACACCCGCTGATGTACCTCATAGTTGGGCTGTACCTTCCTCAGGTGTCAAATGTGATGTTGTACCTGGTCGTTCAAATCTTACCTCCATCTCGGTACAACGAGAAGGAGTTTACTATGGTCAGTGCAGTGAGATTCGTGGAACTAATCATGCCTTTACGCCTATCGTCGTAGAAGCAGTGACTTTGAAAGATTATGCGGATTGGGTATCCAATCAATTAACCCTCCAAACCAACTAA
- the LOC123430013 gene encoding 60S ribosomal protein L5, mitochondrial-like, whose translation MMFPLHFHYEDVLRQDLLLKLNHANVMEVPGLFEIRLVPKAASDFRIQFGKLAMEILCGQRFIQTQRGPYFQAGKSFRSNPFLGSEKDTGYVSDFVRQSVLRGHGMYHFLVRILTVMSMLDSPVEIRENSIKFFMETEFCEFSPELEDHFEIFEHIRGFNVTIVTSANTKDETLLLWSGFVIMEPTSKKH comes from the coding sequence ATGAtgtttccactccattttcattACGAAGATGTATTACGTCAGGATCTGTTGCTCAAACTGAATCACGCCAATGTTATGGAAGTTCCTGGATTGTTTGAAATAAGATTAGTACCAAAAGCTGCCTCTGATTTCAGAATCCAATTTGGAAAATTGGCTATGGAGATTTTGTGCGGTCAGAGATTCATACAGACACAAAGGGGCCCCTATTTTCAAGCAGGAAAGTCGTTTCGATCCAATCCATTCTTGGGGTCCGAAAAAGACACTGGATATGTCAGTGACTTTGTCCGACAAAGCGTTCTCCGAGGGCATGGAATGTACCATTTTTTGGTAAGAATCTTGACAGTAATGTCTATGTTAGATTCTCCGGTCGAAATACGGGAAAACTCCATCAAATTCTTTATGGAAACGGAGTTTTGCGAATTCTCCCCGGAACTGGAAGATCATTTCGAGATCTTCGAGCATATTCGAGGGTTCAATGTGACTATTGTCACTTCGGCCAATACAAAAGATGAGACTTTACTACTGTGGAGCGGCTTTGTGATAATGGAACCAACCAGCAAAAAGCATTAA